A stretch of Rubinisphaera margarita DNA encodes these proteins:
- the gltB gene encoding glutamate synthase large subunit, giving the protein MTDMQHSHEWPFRRDSYPPAFDMYSPDYEHENCGVGFVANIKGERSHQLVDDADRLLRHMDHRGACGCEENTGDGAGMLTGLPDGFLRDVVKKEFSQDLPEAGRYAAGVIFLPNDAQRREHCKTVVNDLIEEYGQKLVGWRDLPTDPDTADVGPTARACMPAMEMLIVAAGDGVEQAEFDRKLFLIRKRASHKLRVPEEHPEALLFYSCSLSSSIIIYKGMLTSFQLMPFFKDLQDPNYKTHLAMVHSRFSTNTLPSWDRAQPCRYMAHNGEINTLRGNKNWIFARQGMMQSERFGDELQSLFPIIESHCSDSGSFDNALELLLQAGRSLPEAVMMMIPEAWQNHHSMSEEKRAFYEYHSALQEPWDGPASISFTDGHYIGAVLDRNGLRPSRYYVTKDDKVIMASEVGVVEVDPDNVKSKGRLQPGKMFLVDFEQGRIIGDDEVKNEIATKRPYQQWLEDQRITLGELPHADIPQDAQDEDDLLRKLQAFGYTTETMNFMLLPMLRQKRDPVGSMGDDTALACLSDKPRMLYDYFKQLFAQVTNPAIDSIREEVIMSLECFIGPEGNLLDSTPEHCHRLAVPHPILTNGELSALKHLDYRHWKTKVIDITYPRSEGAAGMKAALDRICQEAVDAINENYSIIILSDRALSADRVAMSSLMATGAVHHHLVKHELRTRLGIVVESGEAREVHHFCLLTGYGADAVNPYMAFAAVQKALRDGDLVGDWDEVTIVKALRKAVAKGMLKVFAKMGISTLASYKGAQIFEAVGLNGDVVDRCFVGTASRIKGVTLDILAEENLRRHAVGYPERDENQLPVLPNQGLFAWRAAGEKHAWNPYTISKLQEAARSGNREAYFEFAKLSDEEATRNCHLRGLLKIKEGKSIPLSEVEPASEIVKRFCTGAMSYGSISAESHETLAIAMNRLKGKSNTGEGGEDYNRFEPMPNGDSKRSAIKQIASGRFGVTSWYLTNADELQIKISQGAKPGEGGELPGKKVNKIIAATRHSTPGVGLISPPPHHDIYSIEDLAQLIFDLKNSNPSSRISVKLVSEVGVGTIATGVAKGHADNILISGDNGGTGASPLTSIKHAGLPWELGLAETHKTLVMNDLRSRIRLQTDGQLRTGRDVAIACMLGAEEFGFATAPLIAVGCIMMRKCHLNTCPVGIATQDPELRAKFNGMPDHVVNYLFMVAEDTRNYMAQCGFRTIEEMCGRSDHLDFNSEIDHWKARHLDLSSVLALPKSPYPNAGTYCTRDQNHELERVLDQTTLIPMCQPAIQHGEPVDLQMNIQNIDRAFGTTLSHEVSKKWGPNGLPEDTIRIKCLGSAGQSLGAWMTRGITIEVEGDANDYVGKGLCGGKIVVYPPEESEFNPAQNIIAGNVCLYGATSGELYLRGVAAERFAVRNSGATAVVEGVGDHGCEYMTGGKVIVLGQTGRNFAAGMSGGVAYVYQPVDLFRPNCNLELVELETIETPEEAAGIRQLIENHQQYTGSCSAAEILSDWDNNWKNFVKVMPVDYKRALAELAKEEMDQEPAAV; this is encoded by the coding sequence ATGACCGACATGCAACACTCTCATGAATGGCCGTTTCGCCGAGACAGCTATCCACCAGCCTTCGATATGTATTCGCCCGACTACGAGCATGAAAACTGCGGCGTCGGATTTGTGGCGAACATCAAAGGCGAGCGTTCGCACCAGCTCGTCGACGATGCCGATCGTCTGTTGCGGCACATGGATCACCGTGGAGCCTGCGGCTGCGAAGAGAACACCGGCGACGGAGCCGGGATGCTCACCGGTCTGCCGGATGGCTTTCTGCGCGATGTCGTTAAGAAGGAGTTCAGCCAGGACCTGCCCGAAGCGGGTCGGTACGCAGCTGGCGTGATCTTCCTGCCGAATGACGCACAACGTCGCGAGCACTGCAAGACGGTCGTCAACGATTTGATCGAAGAGTACGGCCAGAAGCTGGTCGGATGGCGCGATCTGCCGACCGATCCGGACACTGCGGATGTCGGTCCGACTGCCCGCGCCTGCATGCCGGCCATGGAGATGCTCATCGTTGCTGCCGGCGATGGCGTCGAACAGGCTGAGTTCGATCGCAAGCTGTTCCTGATCCGTAAGCGGGCCAGCCACAAACTGCGCGTGCCGGAAGAACACCCGGAAGCCCTGCTGTTCTATTCCTGTTCGCTCTCCTCGTCGATCATCATCTACAAGGGGATGCTGACCTCGTTCCAGCTGATGCCGTTCTTCAAGGATCTGCAGGATCCGAACTATAAAACGCATCTGGCCATGGTCCACTCGCGTTTCTCGACCAACACGCTGCCGAGCTGGGACCGCGCACAGCCGTGCCGCTACATGGCTCACAACGGGGAAATCAACACGCTCCGCGGAAACAAGAACTGGATCTTCGCCCGTCAGGGGATGATGCAGAGTGAACGATTCGGCGACGAGCTGCAGAGCCTGTTCCCGATCATCGAATCGCACTGTTCGGATTCCGGTTCCTTCGACAACGCCCTGGAACTGCTGCTGCAGGCCGGACGTTCTCTGCCGGAAGCCGTGATGATGATGATCCCGGAAGCCTGGCAGAATCATCATTCGATGTCCGAAGAAAAGCGGGCCTTCTACGAATACCACTCCGCTCTGCAGGAGCCGTGGGACGGACCGGCCTCCATCTCCTTCACCGACGGACACTACATCGGAGCCGTGCTCGACCGGAACGGTCTGCGTCCGAGCCGCTACTATGTGACCAAAGATGACAAGGTCATCATGGCCAGCGAAGTCGGCGTGGTCGAAGTCGATCCAGATAACGTGAAGAGCAAGGGCCGTCTGCAGCCAGGCAAGATGTTCCTGGTCGACTTCGAGCAGGGTCGCATCATCGGCGATGACGAAGTGAAGAACGAAATCGCCACGAAGCGTCCGTACCAGCAGTGGCTCGAAGATCAGCGGATCACGCTGGGTGAACTGCCGCACGCGGATATTCCTCAGGACGCCCAAGACGAAGACGACCTGCTCCGCAAGCTGCAGGCGTTCGGTTACACCACGGAAACGATGAACTTCATGCTGCTGCCGATGCTGCGTCAGAAGCGCGACCCGGTCGGCTCCATGGGCGACGATACCGCACTGGCCTGTCTCAGCGACAAGCCGCGGATGCTCTACGACTACTTCAAGCAGCTGTTCGCACAGGTGACGAACCCGGCCATCGATTCGATCCGGGAAGAAGTCATCATGTCGCTCGAATGCTTCATCGGCCCAGAAGGCAATCTGCTCGATTCCACTCCTGAGCACTGCCACCGTCTGGCCGTGCCGCATCCGATTCTGACGAACGGCGAACTCTCCGCTCTGAAGCATCTCGATTACCGTCACTGGAAGACGAAGGTCATCGACATCACCTATCCGCGGAGCGAAGGCGCTGCCGGAATGAAGGCTGCTCTGGATCGCATCTGCCAGGAAGCTGTTGATGCCATCAACGAGAATTACTCAATCATCATCCTGTCCGACCGGGCCCTCTCGGCTGATCGCGTGGCGATGAGTTCGCTGATGGCGACCGGAGCTGTGCACCATCACCTGGTCAAGCACGAACTCCGCACCCGGCTGGGCATCGTGGTCGAATCGGGCGAAGCGCGCGAAGTGCATCACTTCTGCCTGCTGACCGGTTACGGTGCCGATGCCGTCAACCCGTACATGGCTTTTGCCGCCGTGCAGAAGGCACTCCGGGATGGCGATCTGGTCGGCGACTGGGACGAAGTCACGATCGTCAAGGCTCTCCGCAAGGCGGTCGCCAAGGGAATGCTCAAGGTCTTCGCCAAGATGGGCATTTCGACGCTGGCCAGCTACAAGGGAGCCCAGATTTTCGAAGCGGTCGGTCTCAACGGCGATGTCGTTGATCGCTGCTTCGTGGGCACCGCCAGCCGCATCAAGGGGGTCACCCTCGACATCCTGGCCGAAGAGAACCTGCGACGTCACGCCGTCGGTTATCCGGAACGGGACGAGAACCAGCTCCCCGTGCTGCCGAACCAGGGGCTGTTCGCCTGGCGAGCCGCTGGCGAAAAGCATGCCTGGAACCCGTACACGATTTCCAAGCTGCAGGAAGCCGCCCGCTCCGGCAATCGCGAAGCCTATTTCGAGTTCGCCAAGCTTTCCGACGAAGAAGCGACGCGGAACTGTCACCTGCGTGGACTGCTCAAGATCAAGGAAGGCAAGTCGATTCCGCTCAGCGAAGTCGAGCCGGCCAGCGAGATCGTCAAGCGGTTCTGCACCGGGGCTATGAGCTACGGCTCGATCTCGGCGGAATCGCACGAGACACTCGCCATTGCCATGAACCGGCTCAAAGGCAAGAGCAACACCGGCGAAGGGGGCGAAGACTACAACCGCTTCGAGCCGATGCCGAATGGAGATTCCAAGCGTTCCGCCATCAAGCAGATCGCCTCGGGCCGCTTCGGCGTCACGAGCTGGTACCTCACCAATGCCGACGAACTGCAGATCAAAATCTCGCAGGGAGCCAAGCCAGGTGAAGGGGGCGAGTTGCCCGGCAAGAAGGTCAACAAGATCATCGCCGCCACCCGACATTCGACTCCGGGCGTCGGTCTGATCAGTCCTCCGCCGCACCACGATATTTATTCGATCGAAGATCTGGCACAGCTGATCTTCGACCTGAAGAATTCGAACCCGTCCTCACGCATCAGCGTGAAACTGGTTTCCGAAGTCGGGGTCGGTACGATCGCCACGGGGGTCGCCAAGGGTCACGCCGACAACATCCTCATCTCCGGGGACAACGGCGGAACCGGGGCATCTCCGCTGACCAGTATCAAGCATGCCGGTCTGCCGTGGGAACTCGGTCTGGCCGAAACTCACAAGACGCTGGTCATGAACGACCTCCGCAGCCGAATTCGCCTGCAGACCGATGGTCAGCTGCGAACCGGACGCGACGTCGCCATCGCCTGTATGCTGGGAGCCGAAGAGTTCGGATTCGCCACCGCACCGCTGATCGCCGTGGGCTGCATCATGATGCGGAAGTGCCACCTGAATACCTGCCCGGTCGGGATCGCGACTCAGGATCCGGAACTGCGGGCGAAGTTCAACGGGATGCCGGATCATGTCGTCAACTACCTGTTCATGGTGGCGGAAGACACTCGGAACTACATGGCTCAATGCGGCTTCCGGACCATCGAAGAGATGTGCGGCCGCAGCGACCATCTCGACTTCAACAGCGAGATCGATCACTGGAAGGCTCGTCACCTCGACCTGTCTTCGGTGCTCGCTCTGCCGAAGTCGCCGTATCCGAACGCCGGCACTTACTGCACGCGGGACCAGAATCACGAACTCGAGCGAGTGCTCGATCAGACGACTCTGATTCCGATGTGTCAGCCGGCCATTCAGCACGGCGAGCCGGTCGACCTGCAGATGAACATCCAGAACATCGACCGCGCCTTCGGCACCACGCTGAGCCACGAAGTCTCCAAGAAATGGGGACCGAATGGGCTGCCGGAAGACACGATCCGCATCAAGTGCCTCGGATCGGCCGGTCAGTCGCTGGGTGCCTGGATGACTCGCGGCATCACGATTGAAGTCGAAGGAGACGCCAACGACTACGTCGGTAAGGGATTGTGTGGTGGCAAGATCGTCGTCTATCCGCCGGAAGAGTCGGAATTCAACCCGGCTCAGAACATCATTGCCGGGAACGTCTGTCTGTACGGGGCTACTTCGGGGGAACTCTACCTGCGTGGAGTCGCTGCCGAACGGTTCGCCGTGCGGAACTCCGGAGCCACCGCGGTGGTCGAGGGAGTCGGCGATCACGGTTGTGAATACATGACCGGCGGTAAGGTGATTGTTCTCGGCCAGACCGGGCGCAACTTCGCAGCCGGGATGTCGGGCGGCGTCGCCTACGTGTATCAGCCGGTCGATTTGTTCCGTCCGAACTGCAACCTGGAACTGGTCGAACTGGAAACGATCGAGACTCCGGAAGAAGCCGCTGGGATTCGACAGTTGATTGAGAATCATCAGCAGTACACCGGCTCCTGCTCGGCGGCTGAAATCCTGTCCGACTGGGACAACAACTGGAAGAACTTCGTCAAGGTCATGCCTGTGGATTACAAGCGGGCCCTGGCTGAACTGGCCAAGGAAGAGATGGATCAGGAGCCGGCTGCGGTTTAA
- a CDS encoding LysR family transcriptional regulator, with the protein MHLRNVEMFCDAVELRSFSRAAEHQKVSQSAVSQAIQQLEKRLGMQLIDRSKRPFELTTAGSIYFEGCRDLLHSFREVEDRVREMENRVVGRIRVVAIYSVGLIQINETIERFQREYPEVEVSIDFVHPDEVYRRVGQEQDDLGLVSFPKSKGLFECVHWQDQPMVIVVGRNHAWFDRETVTARELDGVRFVGFKPNLFIRKAIDRWFREVGVGVETVHEFDNIEYVKRDVESGTGVALLPEPTVRDECLRGRMKALQVEGTSWVRPLGMIHRKGRELSLATRKFVDVLLSESCTELSSSPG; encoded by the coding sequence ATGCATCTTCGTAATGTCGAAATGTTTTGCGATGCGGTTGAACTGCGCAGTTTTTCGCGCGCAGCCGAGCATCAGAAGGTCTCGCAATCCGCCGTCAGCCAGGCCATTCAGCAGCTGGAGAAGCGATTGGGGATGCAGTTGATCGACCGTTCGAAGCGACCTTTTGAATTGACGACCGCCGGCTCCATTTACTTCGAAGGCTGTCGCGATCTGCTGCACAGTTTTCGCGAAGTCGAGGACCGTGTGCGGGAGATGGAGAACCGGGTTGTGGGCCGGATTCGGGTCGTGGCGATTTACTCGGTCGGCCTGATTCAGATCAATGAAACCATCGAACGCTTCCAGCGGGAGTACCCCGAAGTTGAAGTCTCGATTGATTTTGTGCATCCTGATGAGGTCTACAGACGGGTCGGTCAGGAACAGGATGATCTGGGTCTGGTCTCCTTTCCAAAATCTAAAGGTCTGTTCGAGTGCGTCCACTGGCAGGATCAGCCCATGGTCATTGTCGTGGGGCGCAATCATGCCTGGTTCGACCGCGAGACGGTCACGGCCCGGGAACTGGATGGAGTCCGCTTCGTCGGATTCAAGCCCAACCTCTTCATCCGCAAGGCGATTGATCGCTGGTTTCGCGAAGTGGGCGTGGGCGTTGAGACTGTGCACGAGTTTGACAACATCGAATACGTCAAGCGGGATGTGGAATCGGGAACGGGCGTGGCCCTGCTTCCCGAGCCGACTGTTCGAGATGAATGTCTGCGGGGCCGAATGAAAGCCCTGCAGGTCGAAGGGACGTCCTGGGTCCGGCCTCTGGGCATGATTCACCGCAAAGGTCGCGAACTGTCGCTGGCCACGCGGAAATTTGTCGACGTGTTATTGAGCGAAAGCTGCACGGAACTGAGTTCTTCACCCGGCTGA
- a CDS encoding phytoene/squalene synthase family protein has protein sequence MPQTAPGSLDASYDYAIGVTRRAGSNFHLAFRTLPRPMYRAMCVVYAYMRISDDLVDGCDSPAGNPRLALNDWKHKVEQLPDPADHPLFPALGDVMSRCGIERDWLLQVLFGMERDLDWREFPDFNSLSEYCDQVAGMSGLCCQALWGADLSQTRELALTCGRAFQMTNILRDLVEDSSRARCYLPADERVHFGCPEQMVESGRFHPAWRNLIQFQIGRTNAFYAEASELERLLSGPGRRMFRIMFATYHSLLEQIIRDPDVVAVRRVRLTKSQKLKILLMAPHCSLASRFRHCPPRQTDADSTPSAPLGQQLNS, from the coding sequence ATGCCACAGACTGCCCCCGGATCCTTAGACGCCTCGTATGATTATGCGATTGGCGTCACGCGTCGGGCCGGCAGCAATTTCCATCTCGCTTTTCGAACCCTTCCGCGCCCGATGTACCGCGCCATGTGCGTGGTGTATGCCTACATGCGGATTTCTGACGATCTGGTCGACGGCTGCGATTCCCCCGCCGGGAATCCGCGGCTCGCTTTGAACGACTGGAAGCACAAGGTCGAGCAGCTTCCCGATCCTGCTGACCATCCGCTGTTCCCCGCACTCGGCGATGTGATGTCCCGATGCGGCATCGAGCGCGACTGGCTCTTGCAGGTGCTGTTCGGCATGGAACGCGATCTCGACTGGCGGGAGTTCCCGGATTTCAACAGTCTGAGTGAATACTGCGATCAGGTCGCCGGCATGTCTGGACTGTGTTGTCAGGCACTCTGGGGAGCGGATCTCTCGCAGACTCGCGAGCTGGCTCTGACGTGTGGCCGCGCTTTTCAGATGACGAACATTCTCCGCGATCTTGTTGAGGATTCCAGCCGCGCCCGGTGTTATCTTCCGGCTGATGAGCGAGTCCACTTCGGTTGCCCCGAACAGATGGTCGAGTCCGGCCGTTTCCACCCTGCCTGGCGGAATCTGATTCAGTTTCAGATTGGGCGAACCAATGCGTTCTACGCCGAGGCCAGCGAGTTGGAACGTCTGCTCTCGGGGCCCGGTCGTCGCATGTTTCGCATCATGTTCGCGACTTATCACAGCCTGCTGGAGCAGATCATCCGGGATCCGGATGTGGTGGCGGTTCGACGGGTTCGACTGACAAAGTCGCAGAAACTGAAGATTCTCCTGATGGCTCCTCACTGTTCGCTCGCCTCGCGATTTCGTCATTGTCCGCCCCGCCAGACGGACGCCGATTCGACTCCGAGCGCTCCGCTTGGCCAGCAGCTGAATTCATAA
- the tadA gene encoding tRNA adenosine(34) deaminase TadA, with translation MIDTPLNPLLIHEHFMRQALSEAEAAFEEQEVPIGAVIVYEGEIIGAAHNQRETLRDPTAHAEMIAMTQAAEALGDWRLEHCMLYVTLEPCPMCAGGIVQARIPTVIYGATDPKAGACHSLYSITDDERLNHRAGVLGGVLAEESKLLLQSFFRQQRALGKK, from the coding sequence ATGATTGATACGCCCCTGAACCCCCTGCTGATCCACGAACACTTCATGCGACAGGCCCTTTCCGAGGCCGAGGCGGCCTTTGAAGAACAGGAAGTTCCCATTGGTGCGGTCATCGTTTACGAAGGCGAAATCATCGGGGCGGCTCACAATCAGCGGGAGACTCTCCGCGATCCGACCGCTCATGCTGAGATGATCGCCATGACCCAGGCCGCAGAGGCCCTTGGCGACTGGCGGCTCGAACACTGCATGCTCTACGTCACGCTCGAACCCTGCCCGATGTGTGCCGGCGGCATCGTTCAGGCGCGAATTCCAACGGTCATCTACGGAGCCACCGACCCGAAGGCAGGTGCCTGCCATTCGCTCTATTCCATCACCGACGATGAGCGACTGAATCACCGAGCCGGCGTGCTCGGCGGCGTCCTGGCCGAAGAATCCAAGCTGCTACTGCAGTCATTCTTCCGCCAGCAGCGAGCACTGGGCAAGAAGTAA
- a CDS encoding Gfo/Idh/MocA family protein yields the protein MTQLTRRGFVQSSLAAVGAGVFAAPHIARAKSPNDKLAVAVVGAGGRGSSHVSAFLNDQRTEITYIVDADEKNGQSKCDSVEKKQGFRPKFVRDMREAFDDKSVDIVSTATPNHWHALCGIWAMQAGKDAYVEKPVCQTIQEGRALITAARKYNKMCQVGTQCRSSKAVMAAVDFINEGGVGDVKFARGLCYKRRKSIGALGDYKVPESCDFSLWSGPATYTDPKVTRPKFHYDWHWQRHYGNGDLGNQGPHQTDIARWGLGLDRHPNKIVSYGGRLGYKAERNDPNYVDAGDTPNTIVSLYDYGDKFITFETRGLSVDKSQDEELNKLFQSDSGNKIGVVWYGSDGYVVQLSYNHCIAYNKDFEVIKEFKGGDDHFTNFVDACVSRNMEDLNADVEVGHLSAAMSHLGNISYYVGEENKVSVDSLRSELSRIESLDDNVATLDRTVKHLEDNGVDLEKYPLALGPYLEFDPKQEVFKNNEAANEQLRREYRSEFTCPTAENV from the coding sequence ATGACTCAACTGACGCGACGCGGCTTTGTTCAGTCCTCTCTCGCAGCCGTCGGAGCTGGCGTCTTCGCCGCTCCTCACATCGCCCGTGCCAAGTCTCCAAACGACAAACTGGCTGTCGCCGTTGTCGGAGCTGGCGGACGGGGCAGTTCGCACGTCTCGGCGTTTCTGAACGACCAGCGTACCGAAATCACCTACATTGTCGACGCTGACGAAAAGAACGGCCAGTCAAAATGTGATTCGGTCGAGAAGAAGCAGGGCTTCCGTCCGAAGTTCGTCCGCGATATGCGGGAAGCCTTCGATGACAAGAGCGTCGACATCGTTTCGACCGCCACGCCGAATCACTGGCATGCTCTCTGCGGCATCTGGGCCATGCAGGCCGGCAAAGACGCCTACGTTGAAAAACCAGTCTGTCAGACGATTCAGGAAGGTCGTGCTCTGATCACGGCTGCCCGCAAGTACAACAAAATGTGCCAGGTCGGTACGCAGTGTCGTTCCAGCAAGGCTGTGATGGCCGCTGTCGACTTTATCAACGAGGGTGGAGTCGGCGATGTGAAATTCGCCCGCGGTCTCTGCTACAAACGGCGGAAGTCGATCGGTGCTCTGGGCGATTACAAAGTGCCTGAAAGCTGCGACTTCAGTCTCTGGAGTGGACCGGCCACGTACACCGATCCCAAAGTGACCCGTCCCAAGTTCCATTACGACTGGCACTGGCAGCGTCACTACGGCAACGGCGACCTGGGCAACCAGGGTCCTCACCAGACCGACATCGCCCGCTGGGGACTGGGACTCGATCGTCACCCGAACAAGATCGTCAGCTACGGGGGACGCCTCGGCTACAAAGCCGAACGGAACGATCCGAACTACGTCGATGCCGGCGATACGCCGAACACGATCGTCTCGCTGTACGATTACGGCGACAAGTTCATCACCTTCGAAACTCGCGGCCTGTCTGTCGACAAGAGCCAGGACGAAGAGCTCAACAAGCTGTTCCAGAGCGACTCCGGCAATAAGATCGGCGTGGTCTGGTACGGCAGCGACGGCTACGTCGTTCAGCTCTCCTACAATCACTGCATCGCCTACAACAAGGACTTTGAAGTGATCAAGGAGTTCAAGGGGGGCGACGACCACTTCACCAACTTCGTCGATGCCTGCGTCAGCCGTAACATGGAAGACCTGAATGCCGATGTCGAAGTCGGACACCTGTCGGCGGCCATGAGCCACCTGGGCAACATTTCCTACTACGTCGGCGAAGAGAACAAGGTCTCTGTCGATTCGCTGCGTTCGGAACTGTCCCGCATCGAAAGCCTGGACGACAACGTCGCCACGCTCGACCGCACGGTGAAGCACCTCGAAGACAACGGCGTCGATCTCGAGAAGTACCCGCTGGCTCTCGGACCGTATCTTGAGTTCGATCCGAAGCAGGAAGTCTTCAAGAACAACGAAGCCGCCAACGAGCAGCTCCGCCGCGAATACCGCTCAGAATTCACCTGCCCCACGGCAGAGAACGTCTAA